In Paenibacillus xylanilyticus, the genomic window TCAGAATCGTTTATTGTGTCAGTTTACAGCGAATGCCACCGGTATTCCTGTGGTAGCAGGGCCAGTGGAGGCAACTGCCGCCGGGAATTGCATGCTGCAATTCATGGCCCATGACGAAGTAGGCAGTTTATCTGAGGTCCGGGAGATTGCCGCTGCTTCCTTCACTCTGGAAACCTATGAGCCAGAGGATAGCCTGCCATGGCAGGAAGCCTATGAAATCTATCAAAAACTGAATGGACGCTTAGCGAAGGGACTGAAATAAAAAGAAGTTAAGGGAGTGGAGGAACACATGACTGAACAGCTGGTAAGAGAAGAACTGACCAAATATGCCCGCAGATCGGTAGCGCAGGGTCTCGTGGTTGGACCTGGAGGCAATCTAAGTGCCCGTTCGGAAGGCACGATGCTGCTCTCTCCGAGTGGTTATGCACTTGAGGATATTGAACCGGAGGAGTGGATTGCGGTTGATATCGGGACAGGTGAGACCCGGGCCGGATCAACACGCCCTTCCTCAGAAGTGTTAATGCATCTGTACAGCTATCGCGTGAATCCCGATATTCAAGCGATTGTTCATACGCATCCTGCATATACGATCGCTCTGAGCCTGGTGTACGATGAACTGCCTCACCTTTTTCCGGATCAGTCTGCACTTGTAGGGGACGTCGGTTTCATTCCTTACGTTCTACCTACGACCAAACTTCTGGCTGATGCAGTCGCAGCTAAGGTGGACTCCCATTCGGCCCTCATTCTTGTTAATCATGGACTGGTCACAACGGGGAAAAATTTGCGTGAAGCCTATTATCGAACTCAAGTGGTCGAGGAAAGTGCAAAAGTGTACATGATTGCCAAGGCAGCTGGAGAACCAAGGGTTCTTACGGCGGAACAATATAAGGAGATCCAATCTCTAGAGAGTGAAGCGTATCGTGTCCAGCTGCTGCAACAGCTCAAGTCATAATACCAAGAGTATCCATATAAAGTTTATTGAGTGCCAATATAGAGTGTATTCAAAAGCGTTTCGTCATAATTCGACATAAACCCCAAAAAGCTGACCCTTATTCCGACACCTATTGCAAAACCTGAAAAACCGAGTATAATACTCGGTAAATAGACGAAAAGGGGATGCAATAAACGATGAAAACACATGCTGAATTGAACTCACTTCTTGTTGACGATTATCTGGATCTCCTGAACATAGCGACACAGTTAGGTGACGATGAATGGAAGAACTCCATTCTGCAAGCACTAAAAGAAGAGGTGGACGCTAATCGTCACTTGGATTCTCAAGAAGTACGCCAGGATCTCTGGACCCAGTTTGAAGGGATTAATGAACAGATGCATGATCTCTTAATGCAGCTGAAACATGCCGATTCCGCTGAAGAGAAAGAGCAAATCGTTGAGATGCTCTGGGGATTGAAAGTGGACCGTAATGCCATAACCCGCAAACTTGAAACCATAAGCCGTGCCAGTGCCGGTCAACAGTAAACGTATATCATTCTGGTATTATATAAAAGCCCGCTGTGCCCCTTCGTACGAATAAGGGAGCATAGCGGGCTTTACTTTTTTTTCATTTTATAATTAAAACTGCTTCGCTGCAGTTCGAGCCTGTTCAATTGCATCCTGTTTAATCTGATCCGCCCGTTCTCTGTATTGGTTGTGACCTTCAATGAAGATCCCGTCCAGCTTGGGTACACCCAGGAATGACATGATGATGCTCAGGTATCGATGCCCGGATTCCGTTTGAGCTGCAGGACCTTCGGAATAGATACCTCCGCGGGCCTGAATATGCAGTGCTTTTTTATTCGTCAAAAGTCCGATCGGACCTTGCTCTGTATAGCGGAACGTTTTGCCAGCCACACATATGGAGTCAATGTACGCCTTCATGATTGGAGGAAATGAGAAGTTCCACATCGGAGTAACAAAAACATACTTGTCAGCTGATGCAAACTGATCCGATAGCTCATTCAGACGGCTTACCTTGGATTGCTCTTCCGAAGTGAGTTCACTGCCGGATTGAAGTTTACCCCAACCACTGAACACATCGGCATCAATATGTGGGATGTTGGAGCGATACAGATCAAGATGGACAACCTCATCCGATGGATTGCTTTCGCGGTATGCATCTATAAAAGCTTGACCTGTGGCCATACTGAAAGAGGTCTCATGATCATGTGGATGGGCAGTAATATACAGTAGGGTTGGCATACAATACTTCCTCTCAGTCATGTATTTGGGTGAATTCATCATTCCTCAAACAATAAAGTGACCGCTGTAGTATGCACACTAAAATACTTTTTATGCTTGGGTTCTTTTTATGCCTGGATTACACGAATCTTCACCTATGTCATTAGTTGCAGAAGGAATAGTGACCTGGTACTTCATGATGTATAATAAACTGGACTAGCAATGAATTAAAATACGAATCAGTATGGAACAAGAATTGCAAACGATACCATGGATGAGTGAGATGATTGCAAATGGGAATGGACCTGGAGAAACAACGATTAAGCATTGAAGCAGCCAAATTGTATTATCAGTCGGATTACAGCCAGCAGGATATCGCCGTTAGGCTGGGCGTGTCTCGTCCAACCGTATCCCGGTTGCTCCAGTATGCCAAGGACCGAGGTTATGTCCGTATTGAAATTATGGACCCGCTGGAGGATATTGATATCATTGCCGGGGAACTCAAAGCCAAATATAATCTGGATACCGCACTCGTCTGCTTTGCACCATTGAAGAGTGATGAGGAGATACAGAGGCACATCAGCAAAAGAGCAGCTGACTATCTGCAGGACACTGTACAGGATGCAGATATTATTGGAGTGACATGGGGAACAACGATGTACGCGGTGGCCAAACAGCTTCGGGCCAAACAGGTGAAAGGTGTTGAAGTCGTTCAGTTAAAGGGAGGCGTAAGTCATTCCCACGTCAACACGTATGCAGCGGAGATCGTGCATTTGTTCGCGGAAGCGTTCCATACCGTTCCGCGGTATTTGCCCCTGCCTGTTATTTTTGACAATATTGAAGTCAAGAAAATGGTGGAAGCTGACCGGCACATCGGACGCATCGTAGAGCTCGGCAGGCAGGCCAACATCGCCATTTTCACTGTTGGAACGGTGAAGGAGGACGCACTCCTGTTCAAGCTGGGTTATTTCAATGAAGAGGAACAGCAATTGCTGATGAATTCGGGTGCAGGTGATATCTGTTCACGTTTCTTTGATGCTGAGGGTCAATTGATCAGTGAAGAGATCAACAGCAGAACCGTAGGGATTGACCTGGCTGAATTACGGAACAAAGAGAAATCCATCCTTGTTGCTGGTGGTCAACGCAAAATCGAAGCCATCCACGCAGCGCTCAAAGGACACTATGCGAACATTCTGGTAACAGACCAGTACACAGCTCAGGCTTTGCTTCGATTCTAAATCTGAGGATGACAACATCTGCCACGGAAGAATGGTGGATGTTTTGCTTTTTTAGGGCAGAAGCTATAAGCGTTGTTTCGCTCATAATAACGGGTGAATGGGATTGAACAAAGGTTCATATTGATTTTTACATATGTTCATGTTAGTGTAAGGCTATAAATAAACAGTTCAGATAAGGGAGAGATTCAATTGACTACAGCTCAATTAGCCAAAATGATCGATCATACCTTGCTTCGTGCGGATGCAACACAAAGCGAAATCAACCAATTGACGGAAGAAGCGAAACAGTACCAGTTTGCTTCCGTATGCGTAAATCCGGGTTGGGTTTCTTATGCTGCAGAGCAGCTTCAAGGTAGCGGCGTAGATATCTGTACGGTAATCGGATTCCCTCTGGGAGCTTCCACTTCCGAGACCAAAGCGTTCGAAACGACTGATGCAATGGCTAAAGGTGCTACAGAAGTAGACATGGTGATCAACATCAGTGCATTGAAAGATGGAAAAGATGACTATGTAGAGCAGGATATTCGTGCTGTTGTTGAAGCTGCAGCGGGTAAAGCATTGGTAAAAGTCATCATTGAAACGTGTCTGCTTACAGACGAAGAAAAAGTACGTGCATGCCAGGCAGCGGTTAGAGCAGGCGCCGATTTTGTCAAAACATCCACAGGTTTCTCTACAGGTGGGGCAACGCCAGAAGATATCGCTCTGATGCGTCGCACAGTTGGACCAGATATGGGTGTAAAAGCATCGGGCGGGGTACGCAGCCTTGAAGACATGCAAAAAATGATTGAAGCAGGGGCAACCCGGATTGGTGCAAGCTCTGGCGTGAAGATCATGCAAGGCGGACAATCTACATCCTCTTACTAAAAAACCAGGTCGTTGATCTGTTCTCCAGAAACCGGTATGTACACCGATGATGGGGAACAGTTCCTCAACCTTTATCAGATGAATAGTTTGTAAGCGCTTCACAAGTTTTCTGAAAGCTCCATTCCCCGGTGTGGCCTTTGAGCAGAATTCTACATCTGGCTAAACGACCTTCAAAGGAGAGATTATATGAAATTTCTGATTGCCATTCTTGGTTTACTTGTTGTTTTTGGACTGGCTTACATTGCAAGTAACGGCAAGAAGCAAATACGCTACCGGCCGCTGGCTGTCATGATTGTTTTACAGATCATCCTCGCTTATGCTTTGCTGAACACTGGTGTAGGTACGTTTTTGATTGGCGGATTCTCCACGATATTTGAAAATTTGCTTGATTACGCAAACGAAGGCATCGCTTTTGTATTCGGAGGTCTTACGACCATAGAAGCAGAAGGCGGCGGGGTACCGTTTTTCCTAAACGTGTTAATGCCGATTGTCGTCATCTCTGCTCTGATTGGTATTTTGCAGTATATCCGAATCTTACCTTTTGTTATAAAATATATTGGTCTGGTATTAAGCAAAATCAACGGAATGGGCAAACTGGAATCATATAACGCGGTTGCTTCCGCCATTCTGGGGCAATCTGAAGTGTTCATCTCCGTAAAAAAACAAATCGGTTTGCTGCCGAAGCATCGGCTGTACACACTATGTGCCTCAGCCATGTCCACGGTATCGATGTCCATTGTCGGTGCCTATATGTCCATGATTGATCCGAAATATGTGGTTACAGCGCTTGTGCTGAACCTGTTTGGCGGTTTTATCATTGCTTCCATCGTGAATCCTTATAGGGTAACCGAGGAAGAAGATATATTGGAAGTGCAGGAAGAGGAAAAACAATCGTTCTTCGAGATGCTGGGTGAGTACATTCTGGACGGTTTCAAAGTGGCGATCGTTGTTGCAGCAATGCTCATCGGTTTCGTTGCCCTGATTGCACTCATTAACGGCATATTTAGTGCTGTTCTCGGCATTTCGTTCCAGGAACTGCTTGGTTATGTGTTTGCACCCTTTGCGTTTATTATGGGCGTTCCCTGGAAAGAAGCGATTCAGGCGGGAAGTATCATGGCAACCAAAATGGTGTCGAACGAATTCGTCGCCATGCTGGATCTAACCAAACAAACCACACTGTCTGCCCGTACGACAGGCATTGTGTCGGTCTTCCTCGTATCGTTCGCCAACTTCTCCTCCATCGGTATCATTGCCGGTGCGGTCAAGGGACTTCATGAGAAACAGGGCAATGTGGTGGCCCGCTTCGGTCTGAAGCTGCTTTACGGTGCATCGCTTGTCAGCGTGCTGTCTGCGATCATCGCCGGACTGTTCTTGTAAGCCGGATAATTGGAAGGAGTGCTTAAGTTATGTCAACATTCAAAAGAGTACATCTGATCGTTATGGATTCTGTAGGTATCGGTGAAGCACCGGATGCAGCAGAATTTGATGACTTCGATGTGGATACGTTTGGTCACATTGCACGTGAACGTGGAGGTCTGAACATGCCGAATATGGCAAGTCTTGGACTATCCAACATTAAAGAAATTGAGGGTATTCCTGTCGCGGATGCTCCCAAAGCGTATTATACCAAAATGCAGGAAGCATCCCGAGGCAAAGACACGATGACAGGCCATTGGGAGATCATGGGACTCTATATTGATACGCCGTTCCGTGTATTCGAGAATGGCTTCCCGGATGAGCTGATTCAGCGCATCGAAGAGAAGACAGGCCGTAAAGTCATCGGAAACAAACCGGCCAGTGGTACGGAAATCATTGATGAGCTTGGTGAAGAGCATGTGAAAACCGGAGCGCTCATTATCTATACATCCGCGGATTCCGTTCTGCAGATTGCAGCACATGAAGATGTGGTGCCGTTGAAAGAGCTCTATGAAATTTGTGAATTTTGCCGGGAGATTACACTTGATGATCCATACATGCTGGGCCGTATCATTGCTCGTCCGTTCGTGGGAGAAGTGGGTAACTTCAAACGTACAGCGAACCGTCACGATTATGCGCTCAAACCATTCGGCCGTACGGTGATGAATGAGCTTAAAGACGGGGGATTCGATGTTATCGCCCTTGGTAAAATCGCAGACATCTATGATGGTGAAGGTGTGACCAAGTCTGTGCGTACAGTGTCGAACATGGATGGCATGGACAAATTGTCCGAGACGATGGATGAAGAATTCACCGGGCTTAGCTTCCTGAACCTGGTAGACTTCGACGCATTGTTCGGCCATCGCCGTGATCCACAAGGATATGCTCAAGCACTTGAGGATTACGATGCACGTCTGCCTGAGATTTTTGAGAAAATGACCAACGATGATCTGCTGATTATTACGGCTGACCATGGTAACGACCCAACGTATCGCGGTACGGACCATACACGTGAGTATGTGCCACTGCTTGTTTATTCTCCACGCTTTACTGAAGGTAAGCAGCTTGAACTGCGCAGTACATTTGCCGATCTTGGTGCAACGGTAGCCGATAACTTCGGTGTTCAATTGCCGGAGTATGGTACAAGCTTCCTGAAAGATTTAAAATAGATTTCGTCGTTCGTCGTTCGTCGTTCAGGCTAAAACCAGATGAATAATGTAATTGTAAACAAAAAATATGCAGAGCACCGGAGCAGCTTCGGCTGCCCGGGATCTGGCATGACTATATTAATGGATAAACTGGAGGAGATTTAACCATGAGTACACATATTGGAGCCAAACCCGGAGATATCGCAGAAACAATTCTTTTGCCAGGAGATCCATTGCGGGCTAAATATATCGCGGATACGTATTTGGAAGATGTCGTTTGTTATAACGAAGTTCGCGGAATGCTGGGCTTTACCGGTACATATCAAGGAAAACGCATTTCGGTGCAGGGTTCAGGCATGGGAATTCCATCGTTCGCCATCTATGCCAATGAGTTGATTAGCGAATATGGCGTCAAAAACCTCATTCGCGTGGGAACATGTGGAGGTATGCAGGAGCACGTGCGTGTTCGTGACGTCGTTTTGGCTCAAGCCTCCTGTACAGACTCCAGCATGAACAAGCTTGTGTTTGGCGGGTATGATTTCTCCCCAATCGCAACGTTCTCCTTGCTGAAAGAAGCGTATGACCGCGCGACAGCAAAAGGCATGAAAATCCACGTGGGTAACGTATTCAGTTCCGATTCGTTCTACCGTGACGACCGCTCGGTTACCGAAAAATTGATGCAGCACGGCGTATTGGGCGTGGAAATGGAAACAACAGCACTCTATACAATTGCAGCGAAGTTTGGCGTGAATGCATTGACGATTCTGACAGTAAGCGATCACTTGCTAACTGGCGAGGAAACCTCTGCTGAAGAGCGTCAAAAAACCTTCAACGACATGATGGTCGTTGCACTGGAAACAGCAATCACACTTTAAGTTTTACTATTAATCAAGCAATTGATTTGAATTGAAACTTTGTCATTAGCACGTAGTGAAGGAAACGGATCAATTCTGAAGAAGCGAAGCGTTCGCCTTTGTCTCCGAATTTTTCACCACCACAATAACATACAAATTTACACGATAACGGAGAGGGCAGAATGAACTTGAAGAAGCGAATTGCCCGCCTTAAGCCTCCGGGACAATTTTTGACAAATCAGAAGGTAGTGAAGGGAACGGAATCGATTCTGAAGAAGCGTTAGCGTTCGCCTTTGTCTCCAAATTTCTACCTAACTAAAAGTAATTCAAAGAAAATTTGGAGACAACAGCGATCGGAAGAACGATCCGTAACCGGAACGGCCACCTCGGAGATAAGTTAAATCACTCACAACAAAGGAGAGATCATCATGAGAATGGTAGACATTATTGCCAAAAAACGTGACGGAAAAGAACTGACAACAGCTGAAATTGATTTTGTTGTTCAAGGTTATACCCAAGGAGAAATTCCGGACTATCAAGTCAGCGCTTGGGCGATGGCCGTTTTCTTCAAGGATATGACGGACAAGGAACGTGCGGATCTGACGATGTCGATGGTTAATTCGGGTGAAACGATTGATCTATCTGCCATTGAAGGCATCAAAGTAGACAAGCACTCCACTGGAGGCGTTGGTGACACAACAACATTGGTGTTGGCACCGCTCGTTGCTGCTCTGGATGTTCCTGTAGCCAAGATGTCCGGACGCGGTCTGGGTCACACCGGCGGAACGACAGACAAGCTGGAGTCCGTTGCCGGTTTCCACGTGGAGCTGGAGAAGGAAGAGTTTATTAGACTCGTAAACGAACATAAGGTAGCGGTTATCGGTCAGAGTGGTAACCTTACCCCAGCTGACAAGAAGCTTTATGCACTCCGTGACGTAACGGCAACAGTTAACTCCATTCCGCTCATTGCCAGCTCCATCATGAGCAAGAAAATTGCTGCAGGTGCTGATGCCATCGTACTGGATGTAAAAACGGGTGCGGGTGCATTCATGAAAACGACGGAAGATGCAAAAGAACTGGCACATGCCATGGTCAGCATCGGTAACAATGTAGGGCGCAAAACGATGGCAGTTATCTCCGACATGTCTCAACCACTGGGCTTTGCGATCGGTAACGCGCTTGAAGTGAAAGAAGCAATTCTGACGCTGCAGGGCAAAGGACCAAAAGATCTGGAAGAACTGTGTCTGGCACTTGGACGTCAAATGGTGTTCCTTGCTGGCAAAGCAGACTCCTTGGAACAAGCGGAAGAGAAATTGAAAGAAGTAATCCAGAACGGGAAGGCACTGGAGAAATTCAAGCATTTCCTGTCCAACCAAGGTGGCGATGCGTCTGTCGTCGACCATCCGGATCGTTTGCCACAGGCGAAATATCTGATCGAAGTTGAAGCTGATCAGGACGGTTATGTCGCTGGAATCGTAGCGGACGAGATTGGTACTGCTGCGATGCTGCTTGGCGCAGGGCGTGCTACCAAAGAATCCGAGATTGATCTTGCTGTTGGCTTGATGCTGAACAAAAAAGTTGGCGACAAGGTCAAAGCTGGTGAATCGTTGGTAACCATCCATGCCAATCGTGAGGATGTGGCAGACGTGATCGCGAAGATCAAAGAGAACATTACCATCGCTGATCACGCGGATGCTCCAGTGCTCGTTCATGATATTGTAACTGAATAATCAATCAGATCCCCGAGTACAATACGTTTTTGGACTCGAATTGAAAAACCCGAAGCCGTGGATTCCTGGCTTCGGGTTTTTTCTCGTTCAATGAATCTGAGACTTGGTCTGGGCCTTTACTTAGGTTTAAACTAGATTTTTTATTTCCCTTGGAGTTTATCATAGGCCATTACGGAATCGGCATTGGTATAAATATAAGGCGTGGATGGCTCGGAAACAGCAGTAATCTTCGCTGCTCGAATCTCAATGGTATCTTTGCCATTCACCTGAGCTGATCCAATGCTGCCATCAATCTGTACCCAGCTGTCGGTAGGGAAGCTGTCGGCTTCAGGGATGTGGATCATTACGCCAAATGGCGCTGCATCTGCTGGACAGCACATGACGAGGAACCGCCCAAGCGCAAAGTGTGATTCATGATCCATACTTTCATCCCGATAGACAAAGCCAGTAAGGGAGATTGGCTTGCCAGCAAATTGTCGTTGAAACATGTCAATAGTGCCAAGCGTTTCCGAAAAAATCTCAGGATAAACCTTGATGACCGGTTCTGCATACAATTTTTCCGCTAGCTCAGCAAATTCACGGCTGTATTCATCAGGAGGAATGAATTGGACTTTACTCGCTGACCCAGCTGCAGTAGATGATTGGTTATGGGCAAAATCTTGAATATTCAAGCTCGTAGCTTCCTCTGGTGCCGGTTCTTTGCGCCGGATTTCGGGAGGCGCGTAAGACAGCGACATGCCTTTCTGACTGGCCATGGAACTGCCGAGTGCTTGATCCGGCAGCAAAAATCCGAGCAGTAGAGGAAACATGATTAAGCCGTAGGTCACCAAGCTTCGAATCACTCCAGACGGAGGTGGATGTTCACAATCGCAATGGATCTGTCCATGACCGAACAGTCCATGCCAAGCCATAATGACCGCGATGAACAGGAGTGGTATGGGACAGCATAACAGCAAACGCTGCATCGTAGGTGCCAGATAATAATGTAAAGAATCATTCTCCTTCAAATGGAAGATGTACACGGCAAGACCACCAATCCATACCGCACGGATTAATGAATGCCACTGGATGGAGTGCCGCCTTGAAGTGTGACTGTGGATGTGAAAGGATGCAGGCTGAATCATCTACTCACCTCTT contains:
- a CDS encoding TIGR03943 family putative permease subunit, with product MIQPASFHIHSHTSRRHSIQWHSLIRAVWIGGLAVYIFHLKENDSLHYYLAPTMQRLLLCCPIPLLFIAVIMAWHGLFGHGQIHCDCEHPPPSGVIRSLVTYGLIMFPLLLGFLLPDQALGSSMASQKGMSLSYAPPEIRRKEPAPEEATSLNIQDFAHNQSSTAAGSASKVQFIPPDEYSREFAELAEKLYAEPVIKVYPEIFSETLGTIDMFQRQFAGKPISLTGFVYRDESMDHESHFALGRFLVMCCPADAAPFGVMIHIPEADSFPTDSWVQIDGSIGSAQVNGKDTIEIRAAKITAVSEPSTPYIYTNADSVMAYDKLQGK
- a CDS encoding FMN-dependent NADH-azoreductase, producing the protein MPTLLYITAHPHDHETSFSMATGQAFIDAYRESNPSDEVVHLDLYRSNIPHIDADVFSGWGKLQSGSELTSEEQSKVSRLNELSDQFASADKYVFVTPMWNFSFPPIMKAYIDSICVAGKTFRYTEQGPIGLLTNKKALHIQARGGIYSEGPAAQTESGHRYLSIIMSFLGVPKLDGIFIEGHNQYRERADQIKQDAIEQARTAAKQF
- the deoD gene encoding purine-nucleoside phosphorylase; this translates as MSTHIGAKPGDIAETILLPGDPLRAKYIADTYLEDVVCYNEVRGMLGFTGTYQGKRISVQGSGMGIPSFAIYANELISEYGVKNLIRVGTCGGMQEHVRVRDVVLAQASCTDSSMNKLVFGGYDFSPIATFSLLKEAYDRATAKGMKIHVGNVFSSDSFYRDDRSVTEKLMQHGVLGVEMETTALYTIAAKFGVNALTILTVSDHLLTGEETSAEERQKTFNDMMVVALETAITL
- a CDS encoding class II aldolase/adducin family protein, which translates into the protein MTEQLVREELTKYARRSVAQGLVVGPGGNLSARSEGTMLLSPSGYALEDIEPEEWIAVDIGTGETRAGSTRPSSEVLMHLYSYRVNPDIQAIVHTHPAYTIALSLVYDELPHLFPDQSALVGDVGFIPYVLPTTKLLADAVAAKVDSHSALILVNHGLVTTGKNLREAYYRTQVVEESAKVYMIAKAAGEPRVLTAEQYKEIQSLESEAYRVQLLQQLKS
- a CDS encoding pyrimidine-nucleoside phosphorylase, with amino-acid sequence MRMVDIIAKKRDGKELTTAEIDFVVQGYTQGEIPDYQVSAWAMAVFFKDMTDKERADLTMSMVNSGETIDLSAIEGIKVDKHSTGGVGDTTTLVLAPLVAALDVPVAKMSGRGLGHTGGTTDKLESVAGFHVELEKEEFIRLVNEHKVAVIGQSGNLTPADKKLYALRDVTATVNSIPLIASSIMSKKIAAGADAIVLDVKTGAGAFMKTTEDAKELAHAMVSIGNNVGRKTMAVISDMSQPLGFAIGNALEVKEAILTLQGKGPKDLEELCLALGRQMVFLAGKADSLEQAEEKLKEVIQNGKALEKFKHFLSNQGGDASVVDHPDRLPQAKYLIEVEADQDGYVAGIVADEIGTAAMLLGAGRATKESEIDLAVGLMLNKKVGDKVKAGESLVTIHANREDVADVIAKIKENITIADHADAPVLVHDIVTE
- the deoC gene encoding deoxyribose-phosphate aldolase, producing the protein MIDHTLLRADATQSEINQLTEEAKQYQFASVCVNPGWVSYAAEQLQGSGVDICTVIGFPLGASTSETKAFETTDAMAKGATEVDMVINISALKDGKDDYVEQDIRAVVEAAAGKALVKVIIETCLLTDEEKVRACQAAVRAGADFVKTSTGFSTGGATPEDIALMRRTVGPDMGVKASGGVRSLEDMQKMIEAGATRIGASSGVKIMQGGQSTSSY
- a CDS encoding NupC/NupG family nucleoside CNT transporter — encoded protein: MKFLIAILGLLVVFGLAYIASNGKKQIRYRPLAVMIVLQIILAYALLNTGVGTFLIGGFSTIFENLLDYANEGIAFVFGGLTTIEAEGGGVPFFLNVLMPIVVISALIGILQYIRILPFVIKYIGLVLSKINGMGKLESYNAVASAILGQSEVFISVKKQIGLLPKHRLYTLCASAMSTVSMSIVGAYMSMIDPKYVVTALVLNLFGGFIIASIVNPYRVTEEEDILEVQEEEKQSFFEMLGEYILDGFKVAIVVAAMLIGFVALIALINGIFSAVLGISFQELLGYVFAPFAFIMGVPWKEAIQAGSIMATKMVSNEFVAMLDLTKQTTLSARTTGIVSVFLVSFANFSSIGIIAGAVKGLHEKQGNVVARFGLKLLYGASLVSVLSAIIAGLFL
- the deoB gene encoding phosphopentomutase, whose amino-acid sequence is MSTFKRVHLIVMDSVGIGEAPDAAEFDDFDVDTFGHIARERGGLNMPNMASLGLSNIKEIEGIPVADAPKAYYTKMQEASRGKDTMTGHWEIMGLYIDTPFRVFENGFPDELIQRIEEKTGRKVIGNKPASGTEIIDELGEEHVKTGALIIYTSADSVLQIAAHEDVVPLKELYEICEFCREITLDDPYMLGRIIARPFVGEVGNFKRTANRHDYALKPFGRTVMNELKDGGFDVIALGKIADIYDGEGVTKSVRTVSNMDGMDKLSETMDEEFTGLSFLNLVDFDALFGHRRDPQGYAQALEDYDARLPEIFEKMTNDDLLIITADHGNDPTYRGTDHTREYVPLLVYSPRFTEGKQLELRSTFADLGATVADNFGVQLPEYGTSFLKDLK
- a CDS encoding sugar-binding transcriptional regulator, which encodes MDLEKQRLSIEAAKLYYQSDYSQQDIAVRLGVSRPTVSRLLQYAKDRGYVRIEIMDPLEDIDIIAGELKAKYNLDTALVCFAPLKSDEEIQRHISKRAADYLQDTVQDADIIGVTWGTTMYAVAKQLRAKQVKGVEVVQLKGGVSHSHVNTYAAEIVHLFAEAFHTVPRYLPLPVIFDNIEVKKMVEADRHIGRIVELGRQANIAIFTVGTVKEDALLFKLGYFNEEEQQLLMNSGAGDICSRFFDAEGQLISEEINSRTVGIDLAELRNKEKSILVAGGQRKIEAIHAALKGHYANILVTDQYTAQALLRF